One window of the Oncorhynchus mykiss isolate Arlee chromosome 5, USDA_OmykA_1.1, whole genome shotgun sequence genome contains the following:
- the glulb gene encoding glutamine synthetase — MATSESASLSKAVKQQYMDLPQGDKVQAMYIWIDGTGEGLRCKTRTLDSEPKAIDDLPEWNFDGSSTYQSEGSNSDMYLIPAAMFRDPFRKDPNKLVLCQVLKYNRKPAETNLRRMCKKIMEMVENQVPWFGMEQEYTILGTDGHPFGWPSNGFPGPQGPYYCGVGADKAYGRDIVEAHYRACLYAGVQICGTNAEVMPAQWEFQVGPCEGINMGDHLWAARFILHRVCEDFGVVASFDPKPIPGNWNGAGCHTNFSTKEMREDGGLRAIEESIEKLGKRHRYHICAYDPKGGLDNARRLTGHHETSNIHEFSAGVANRGASIRIPRSVGQDKKGYFEDRRPSANCDPYAVTEAMIRTCLLSEVGEEPTEYSK, encoded by the exons ATGGCCACTTCAGAGAGTGCCAGCTTGAGTAAAGCTGTGAAGCAGCAGTATATGGATCTTCCTCAGGGAGACAAGGTTCAGGCCATGTACATCTGGATAGATGGGACTGGAGAGGGGCTCCGCTGCAAGACCAGAACTCTGGATTCCGAACCCAAGGCCATTGATG ATCTTCCAGAGTGGAACTTTGATGGTTCCAGTACGTACCAGTCAGAGGGCTCTAACAGCGACATGTATCTGATCCCTGCTGCTATGTTCAGAGACCCCTTCAGGAAAGACCCCAACAAACTGGTCCTGTGTCAAGTGCTCAAATACAACCGCAAGCCTGCAG aaACCAATCTCCGGCGGATGTGTAAGAAGATCATGGAGATGGTAGAGAACCAGGTCCCTTGGTTTGGTATGGAACAGGAATACACCATCCTGGGCACAGACGGACATCCTTTTGGTTGGCCTTCTAACGGCTTCCCTGGTCCCCAAG GTCCCTACTACTGTGGAGTAGGCGCAGACAAGGCGTATGGTAGAGACATCGTAGAAGCCCACTACAGGGCCTGTCTTTATGCCGGGGTTCAGATATGTGGCACCAATGCTGAAGTCATGCCAGCTCAG TGGGAGTTCCAGGTGGGACCTTGTGAAGGGATCAACATGGGAGACCACCTCTGGGCAGCTCGGTTCATCCTGCACCGGGTCTGTGAGGACTTTGGTGTAGTGGCCTCATTTGACCCCAAGCCCATCCCTGGGAACTGGAATGGTGCTGGCTGCCATACCAACTTCAGCACCAAGGAGATGAGAGAAGATGGTGGGTTGAG GGCCATTGAGGAGTCGATCGAGAAGCTGGGAAAGAGACACCGTTACCACATCTGTGCCTACGACCCCAAAGGGGGGCTGGACAACGCGCGCCGGTTGACCGGTCACCACGAAACGTCCAACATCCATGAGTTCTCAGCCGGTGTGGCGAACCGCGGTGCCAGCATCCGCATCCCCCGCTCAGTGGGTCAGGACAAGAAGGGCTACTTCGAGGACCGCCGCCCGTCAGCTAACTGCGACCCATATGCAGTCACAGAAGCCATGATACGCACATGTTTGCTCAGTGAAGTGGGGGAGGAGCCTACAGAATACAGCAAATAA